Below is a genomic region from Escherichia ruysiae.
CGGCGATGACGGCGCAAACGCTGCGTCTGAATACCGTCGCCAGTAACCTGGCAAATGCCAATGCGCCCGCCAGCAGCGAGGCGCAGGCGTATAAAGCGCGCAGCCCGGTGTTTGCGGCGGTGTATCACCACAGCTTGCTGGCGGGAACACATCGTCATGCCATTGACGGCGCCAGCGTGCAGGTGCAGGACGTGCTGCAAACCGGCGGGGCGGTGAAACGCTATGAACCGCATTCGCCGCTCGCCGATGCTAACGGGGATGTCTGGTATCCCGACGTCAACGTGGTGGAGCAGATGGCGGACATGATGTCGGCTTCGCGCGATTTTGAAACCAACGTTGATGTGCTCAACAACGTGAAAAGTATGCAGCAAAGCCTGCTGAAACTGGGAGAAGCCTGATGAATACCCTGGCGCTGAATGCGCAA
It encodes:
- the flgC gene encoding flagellar basal body rod protein FlgC is translated as MSFTDIYQISGSAMTAQTLRLNTVASNLANANAPASSEAQAYKARSPVFAAVYHHSLLAGTHRHAIDGASVQVQDVLQTGGAVKRYEPHSPLADANGDVWYPDVNVVEQMADMMSASRDFETNVDVLNNVKSMQQSLLKLGEA